Proteins encoded by one window of Brienomyrus brachyistius isolate T26 chromosome 1, BBRACH_0.4, whole genome shotgun sequence:
- the osgepl1 gene encoding tRNA N6-adenosine threonylcarbamoyltransferase, mitochondrial isoform X2 has product MARGVDDFLLLGRALDEAPGDTLDKVARRLSLQSQPEWAVCSGGQALECAARAGDRSRFCFTLPMAQRYDCHLSFAGLRNQVTRAIEMKEEEEGVRPGEVLSCAGDIAAATQHAVAAHLANRTHRAILFSKTSGLLPQNGATLVVSGGVASNQYIRHTLKMVTDATGLQLICPPPELCTDNGVMIAWNGIERLREEKGVLTHGQHVVYEPKAPFGTDITQQVKEAAIKLPQLKLDTRP; this is encoded by the exons ATGGCGAGGGGCGTTGACGACTTCCTGCTGCTAGGCCGAGCGCTGGATGAGGCCCCGGGGGACACTCTGGATAAG GTGGCAAGGAGGTTATCCCTGCAGAGCCAGCCGGAGTGGGCAGTGTGCAGTGGGGGGCAGGCCCTGGAGTGTGCGGCCAGGGCCGGTGACAGGTCCAGGTTCTGTTTCACATTGCCAATGGCCCAGCGCTATGACTGCCACCTATCCTTCGCTGGCCTCCGGAACCAGGTGACCCGAGCGATCGAGATGAAAGAGGAGGAAGAAG GGGTGCGGCCGGGGGAGGTGTTGTCCTGCGCCGGTGACATTGCAGCGGCCACTCAGCATGCTGTTGCTGCCCACCTGGCCAACCGCACGCATCGTGCCATCCTGTTTAGCAAGACCAGCGGCCTTCTGCCTCAGAATGGTGCCACCCTA GTGGTGTCGGGGGGTGTGGCCAGCAACCAGTACATCAGGCACACCTTGAAAATGGTCACCGATGCCACTGGCCTACAGCTGATCTGCCCTCCGCCCGAGCTGTGCACTGACAATGGGGTTATGATTGCGTG GAATGGCATCGAAAGACTCAGGGAGGAGAAGGGGGTCCTGACACATGGTCAACATGTCGTATATGAGCCAAA GGCACCCTTTGGAACTGACATCACACAGCAGGTAAAGGAGGCAGCCATCAAGTTACCGCAGCTGAAGCTGGACACGCGTCCATGA
- the osgepl1 gene encoding tRNA N6-adenosine threonylcarbamoyltransferase, mitochondrial isoform X1 — translation MFMTDALRRSLRCALSCPARSLAGLAGRWLVLGVETSCDDTGAAVVDEEGTVLGESLHSQKDVHLKTGGIIPVVAQKLHQENIARVVQDALDRSGVVPGDLSAVATTVKPGLALSLRVGLEYSLSFVHKHKKSFIPVHHMEAHALTVRMIQPVPFPFLVLLVSGGHGLLAMARGVDDFLLLGRALDEAPGDTLDKVARRLSLQSQPEWAVCSGGQALECAARAGDRSRFCFTLPMAQRYDCHLSFAGLRNQVTRAIEMKEEEEGVRPGEVLSCAGDIAAATQHAVAAHLANRTHRAILFSKTSGLLPQNGATLVVSGGVASNQYIRHTLKMVTDATGLQLICPPPELCTDNGVMIAWNGIERLREEKGVLTHGQHVVYEPKAPFGTDITQQVKEAAIKLPQLKLDTRP, via the exons ATGTTTATGACAGATGCTCTTCGGAGGTCCTTGCGATGTGCGCTGAGCTGTCCGGCCAGGTCCTTAGCCGGACTGGCGGGCCGTTGGCTAGTTTTGGGTGTGGAGACGAGCTGCGATGATACGGGAGCAGCCGTGGTGGACGAGGAGGGCACCGTCCTTGGGGAGTCTCTGCACTCTCAGAAAGACGTGCATCTAAA AACTGGAGGCATTATTCCGGTAGTTGCCCAGAAACTTCACCAGGAGAACATAGCTAGAGTGGTGCAGGATGCCTTGGACAGGAGCGGCGTTGTGCCCGGTGATCTGTCCGCGGTGGCGACCACTGTAAAGCCCGGACTGGCTCTGAGCCTCAGGGTGGGTCTGGAGTACAGCCTGAGCTTTGTGCACAAGCACAAGAAGTCTTTCATTCCTGTTCACCATATGGAAGCACATGCCCTGACTGTCAGAATGATCCAGCCTGTACCGTTCCCCTTCTTGGTGCTACTGGTCTCAGGGGGGCATGGCCTCTTAGCTATGGCGAGGGGCGTTGACGACTTCCTGCTGCTAGGCCGAGCGCTGGATGAGGCCCCGGGGGACACTCTGGATAAG GTGGCAAGGAGGTTATCCCTGCAGAGCCAGCCGGAGTGGGCAGTGTGCAGTGGGGGGCAGGCCCTGGAGTGTGCGGCCAGGGCCGGTGACAGGTCCAGGTTCTGTTTCACATTGCCAATGGCCCAGCGCTATGACTGCCACCTATCCTTCGCTGGCCTCCGGAACCAGGTGACCCGAGCGATCGAGATGAAAGAGGAGGAAGAAG GGGTGCGGCCGGGGGAGGTGTTGTCCTGCGCCGGTGACATTGCAGCGGCCACTCAGCATGCTGTTGCTGCCCACCTGGCCAACCGCACGCATCGTGCCATCCTGTTTAGCAAGACCAGCGGCCTTCTGCCTCAGAATGGTGCCACCCTA GTGGTGTCGGGGGGTGTGGCCAGCAACCAGTACATCAGGCACACCTTGAAAATGGTCACCGATGCCACTGGCCTACAGCTGATCTGCCCTCCGCCCGAGCTGTGCACTGACAATGGGGTTATGATTGCGTG GAATGGCATCGAAAGACTCAGGGAGGAGAAGGGGGTCCTGACACATGGTCAACATGTCGTATATGAGCCAAA GGCACCCTTTGGAACTGACATCACACAGCAGGTAAAGGAGGCAGCCATCAAGTTACCGCAGCTGAAGCTGGACACGCGTCCATGA
- the LOC125747386 gene encoding ORM1-like protein 1 isoform X1, translated as MNVGVAHSEVNPNTRVMNSRGIWLTYALGVGLLHVVLLSIPFFSVPVVWTLTNVIHNLGMYVFLHAVKGTPFETPDQGKARLLTHWEQLDYGVQFTSSRKFFTISPIILFPPECAHPQAATAPWCPNPRDQQILKKLANRGRSEAVFGPCKPLSSCALYITEWDLTC; from the exons ATGAATGTAGGTGTGGCCCACAGCGAGGTGAACCCTAATACACGTGTGATGAACAGCCGGGGCATCTGGCTGACGTATGCGCTGGGTGTGGGGCTCCTTCACGTCGTGCTCCTCAGCATCCCGTTCTTCAGCGTTCCTGTCGTCTGGACCCTGACTAATGTTATCCACAATTTG GGGATGTATGTTTTCCTGCACGCTGTCAAGGGTACACCCTTTGAGACTCCTGATCAGGGGAAAGCCAGGCTCCTCACACACTGGGAGCAGCTGGACTATGGTGTACAGTTCACCTCTTCCAGAAAGTTCTTCACAATCTCACCAATCATTCT CTTCCCTCCTGAGTGTGCTCATCCCCAAGCTGCCACAGCTCCATGGTGTCCGAATCCTAGGGATCAACAAATATTAAAGAAGTTGGCCAATAGGGGGCGCAGTGAAGCCGTATTTGGGCCATGCAAGCCGCTATCCAGCTGTGCTTTGTATATCACAGAATGGGATCTGACGTGTTGA
- the LOC125747386 gene encoding ORM1-like protein 1 isoform X2: MNVGVAHSEVNPNTRVMNSRGIWLTYALGVGLLHVVLLSIPFFSVPVVWTLTNVIHNLGMYVFLHAVKGTPFETPDQGKARLLTHWEQLDYGVQFTSSRKFFTISPIILYFLTSFYTKYDPAHFVINTASLLSVLIPKLPQLHGVRILGINKY; this comes from the exons ATGAATGTAGGTGTGGCCCACAGCGAGGTGAACCCTAATACACGTGTGATGAACAGCCGGGGCATCTGGCTGACGTATGCGCTGGGTGTGGGGCTCCTTCACGTCGTGCTCCTCAGCATCCCGTTCTTCAGCGTTCCTGTCGTCTGGACCCTGACTAATGTTATCCACAATTTG GGGATGTATGTTTTCCTGCACGCTGTCAAGGGTACACCCTTTGAGACTCCTGATCAGGGGAAAGCCAGGCTCCTCACACACTGGGAGCAGCTGGACTATGGTGTACAGTTCACCTCTTCCAGAAAGTTCTTCACAATCTCACCAATCATTCT GTATTTTCTTACGAGCTTCTACACGAAGTATGATCCTGCTCATTTTGTGATTAACACAGCTTCCCTCCTGAGTGTGCTCATCCCCAAGCTGCCACAGCTCCATGGTGTCCGAATCCTAGGGATCAACAAATATTAA
- the pms1 gene encoding PMS1 protein homolog 1, with product MKQLPAETVRLLSSSQVITSVVSVVKELVENSLDAGASSVDVKLENYGLDRIEVIDNGCGIKAADAPVMAVKHYTSKISCHSDLERLETYGFRGEALGSICAVSEVILTTKTADDNVSTQYTLDHNGSVTSRKPSHLGQGTTVSVFKLFKNLPVRRQFYSSTKKCKEELRKVQELLMAYGIIKPALRVLLTHNKAVVWLKAKASDHRTALMAALGTSTVASMVPLQHRQEQPEIVLEGFFPKPGSNPSLMSSTTPDRTFVFINNRPVHHRDILKLLKRQYGAHVGGEGAPSRYPALLLSVTVTASAVDVNLTPDKTQVMLQCKEAVLLALESMLTLLYCAESSGPPPVVPKDPDCRVEEGPVCQTTADCPRPPGVDDMAQVTPSDQHSECEKPVSENTASRSANTSSSSSSEDWVINSSCSFELNLSLTGEDGITNVTGVSEPDLEDRPKPGRNSSSCVPEVSPASWSMGRGLLDPDTGQAVSPVRVHVPAPEPKKAAKLTAYDLISNRTVRQPLSASAMFEQENRAAVQREKPDASEQDMSTALEERWKNLGVQERKKYEEKAEKDLLRYHLQSNQAVERGSSEKHPKPSPPAGPGQKRKASLSNQQILDQLFFQPPSKKKPPPEKRSIPVTFSLAALRQRLIRTTMDRRIDSDTGGVQLVGRLPSHSTWVILRGSQLLLLDPSRIEEVLLFTKLLETNIIPTRLLDAPVTLTDSVLGDPANMRALCSMQKDPPEFSGATYFTDPRLVANGFRIRQIPGPLSSEPQLEVAAMADCIPCFGVADLKEILRAVVERHVANVKECRPLKVCSYLEGEAVRLVRQLPLCLSREDVRDTLSRLDRQLGTTRHTCLHGRPFFHPLAKVPEMEQDAPTSC from the exons ATGAAGCAGCTGCCTGCAGAAACTGTGCGATTGCTGTCGAGCTCTCAGGTCATCACCTCTGTGGTCAGCGTGGTCAAGGAGCTGGTGGAGAACTCACTGGACGCCGGTGCCTCGAGCGTCGACGTGAAGCTG GAGAACTACGGGCTGGATCGCATAGAGGTGATAGACAATGGATGTGGAATCAAAGCTGCCGATGCTCCAGTGATGGCCGTCAAGCATTACACCTCCAAGATCTCTTGTCACAGTGACCTTGAGCGCCTGGAGACCTATGGGTTCCGGGGAGAGGCTCTGGGATCAATTTGCGCTGTGTCTGAG GTCATCCTGACCACAAAAACAGCTGATGACAATGTCAGTACCCAGTACACACTGGACCACAATGGGAGCGTCACGTCCAGGAAGCCGTCTCATCTTGGCCAGG gtACCACGGTGAGCGTCTTCAAGCTCTTTAAGAACCTCCCGGTGAGGAGGCAGTTCTACTCTAGTACTAAGAAGTGCAAGGAGGAGCTGAGGAAGGTGCAGGAACTGCTAATGGCCTACGGCATCATCAAGCCAGCTCTTAGAGTACTACTGACACACAACAAG GCGGTGGTCTGGCTGAAGGCCAAGGCATCGGATCACCGAACAGCCCTGATGGCGGCATTGGGAACCAGCACTGTGGCTTCCATGGTGCCTCTCCAGCATCGGCAGGAGCAGCCAGAG ATCGTTCTGGAAGGATTCTTCCCCAAACCTGGCTCTAACCCCAGCCTGATGAGCTCCACTACACCTGACCGCACGTTCGTGTTCATTAACAATAGACCTGTCCACCACAGAGACATTCTCAAG CTGCTGAAGCGACAGTACGGGGCCCATgttggcggggaaggagcccCCAGCCGCTACCCTGCGCTCCTGTTGAGTGTCACTGTCACTGCCTCTGCCGTCGATGTCAACCTCACCCCTGACAAGACCCAAGTGATGCTTCAGTGCAAG GAAGCTGTTTTATTGGCCCTGGAATCCATGCTGACATTACTCTATTGCGCGGAGTCCAGTGGGCCGCCCCCTGTTGTCCCAAAAGATCCTGACTGCAGAGTGGAGGAAGGTCCCGTGTGCCAAACCACCGCTGACTGTCCGAGGCCCCCTGGGGTTGATGACATGGCCCAGGTCACACCATCGGACCAGCATTCTGAGTGCGAGAAACCTGTGAGCGAAAACACCGCCAGCAGGTCGGCAAACACGAGTTCCTCGTCCTCGTCAGAGGACTGGGTCATCAACAGCTCATGCAGCTTTGAGCTGAACCTATCTCTGACTGGCGAGGATGGCATCACGAATGTCACCGGGGTGTCAGAGCCAGACCTGGAGGACCGACCCAAACCAGGTCGGAACAGCAGTAGCTGTGTCCCTGAGGTCTCCCCTGCGAGCTGGAGTATGGGCCGTGGGCTGCTGGACCCGGACACGGGGCAGGCCGTCTCGCCCGTGAGGGTCCATGTTCCAGCACCGGAACCTAAGAAGGCGGCCAAGCTCACAGCCTATGACCTGATCAGCAACCGCACTGTGCGCCAGCCCCTATCGGCCAGCGCCATGTTCGAGCAGGAGAACCGGGCTGCTGTCCAGCGGGAGAAGCCCGATGCCAGCGAGCAGGACATGAGCACCGCCCTGGAGGAGAGATGGAAGAACCTGGGGGTGCAAGAAAGGAAGAA GTATGAGGAGAAGgctgaaaaggacctactgcgcTATCACCTCCAGTCAAACCAGGCTGTAGAGAGAGGCAGCTCAGAAAAGCATCCAAAGCCATCGCCTCCTGCTGGTCCAGGCCAGAAACGCAAGGCCTCTCTGTCAAACCAGCAGATCCTGGACCAGCTGTTCTTTCAACCTCCCAGTAAGAAGAAGCCCCCTCCAGAGAAGCGGTCTATCCCAGTCACTTTCAGCCTGGCGGCACTGAGGCAGAGGCTGATCAGAACCACAATGGACCGCAGGATCGACTCAGATACAGGGGGGGTGCAGCTCGTGGGCCGCCTGCCCTCGCACAGCACCTGGGTCATCCTGCGCGGCTCCCAGCTCCTGCTGCTGGACCCGTCCCGCATAGAGGAGGTGCTACTCTTCACCAAACTGCTGGAGACCAACATCATCCCCACCCGCCTGCTGGACGCCCCGGTCACCCTAACTGACAG TGTCCTGGGCGACCCAGCAAACATGAGGGCTCTGTGCAGCATGCAGAAGGACCCTCCCGAGTTCAGCGGGGCCACCTACTTTACCGACCCCAGGCTCGTGGCCAATGGCTTCCGGATCCGGCAGATCCCTG GCCCTCTGTCCTCAGAGCCGCAGCTGGAAGTGGCCGCGATGGCTGACTGCATCCCTTGCTTCGGCGTAGCCGACCTCAAGGAAATTTTGAGGGCTGTGGTCGAGAGGCACGTGGCGAACGTGAAGGAGTGCAGGCCTCTCAAGGTCTGCAGCTACCTGGAG GGAGAGGCAGTGCGCCTTGTGCGGCAGCTTCCCCTCTGTTTGTCCCGGGAGGACGTGAGGGACACCCTGTCTCGGCTGGACCGGCAACTGGGCACCACACGCCACACCTGCCTGCATGGACGCCCATTCTTCCATCCACTGGCCAAGGTTCCAGAGATGGAGCAGGATGCCCCCACGAGTTGCTGA